The Agromyces sp. G08B096 DNA window TCCACGCTCCGCACGCTCGAGGCCGACGGGCTCGTGCGCCGGCGGTCGTATCCCGAGGTGCCGCCCCGGGTCGAGTACGCGCTCACCCCGCTCGGCGACGAGCTGATGGAACGGATGCTGCCGCTCATGGGGTGGGTGGCCGACCACGCGGACGCGATCGTCTCGCGCTGAGGCCCGCCCCGGTGGGGACTGCGACAACTTTCTCGGACGGCTGTCGAAATCGCGACGACGGCTTCGACACACTGGTACGGACGCCGTCGGCGCCCTGACCGGCCGCCGGGCCGGACCGTCTCCACGAAGGAGCAGTGCCGTGAAGTACCTCATCCTCCTGAAGTCCAACCCCGAGTGGTCGGCCGCCTGGGCCGGGTTCTCCGCCGAGCAGCAGCGCGAGGCGATGGAGCTGTACGCCGGCTTCGAAGAGCGGCTGCGCGAGGCCGGTGAGTTCGTCGACGCCGAGCAGCTCGCCGGGCCCGCCGCGGCGAAGAGCGTGCGTCTGACCGACGACGGACCCATCGCCACCGACGGCCCGTACGTCGAGCTGAAGGAGTACCTCGGCGGGTACTACATCGTCGACGTGGAGTCGGAGGCGCGGGCCGTCGAGATCGCCGGGTGGTTCCCCGAGGCGCAGGCCGGGCTCGTCGAGCTGCTGCCCGCGATGGCCGCGTCGGCCGGCGACTACTGATCGCAGGTCGGGTCGATCGAGACGTCGCCATGACCGTCGAGCGGATGCTGCGGGATGCCGCGCCTGCGGCCCTCGCGATCCTCGTGCGCCGCACTGGCGACTTCGAGGGCAGTGAGGATGCCATGCAGGAGGCGCTCCTCGCGGCATCCGCTCGATGGCGGAGGGAGCCGCCGGAGCATCCCATCGGCTGGCTCGTAACGGTCGCGCATCGCCGGTACGTCGAGCAGGTCCGCGGCGACATCGCTCGCAGGCAGCGGGAGGCGCTCGTCGCCACCCGGGAACCGGCCGGGGCGGCGGCCTCGCACATCGACGACTCGCTGGCGCTGCTCGTGCTGTGCGCGCATCCGGCCGTCGCGCGGCCGTCGCAGGTCGCGCTCACCCTCCGGGCGGTCGGCGGACTCACGACCGCCGAGATCGCCCGCGCGCTGCTCGTGCCGGAAGCCACAGTCGGTCAGCGCATCTCCCGGGCGAAGGCGCGCATCCGGGCCGCGGGTGCGACGTTCGCACCGCCGTCGGACGACGAGCTGGAGACCCGCATCGCCACCGTCTGCACCGTGCTCTCGGTGATCTACACCGAGGGGCACACCGCGAGCTCCGGCCAGTCGCTGCTGCGGGTCGAACTGTCGAGCGAGGCGATCCGCCTCGCCCGGATGCTGCAGGATGCCGCGCCCGCGACGGCGCCGTGGCGGGCCGAGGTCGACGGGCTGCTCGCCCTGATGCTCCTCACCGAGGCGCGCCGGCCCGCGCGGCTGCGGCCCGTCGGGCGGGCGCCTGCCGGGCCGTCGCCGACGGGGGAGGACCTGGCGCCTTCGGCGCCGCTCGAGCTCGTCCCGCTCGCCGAGCAGGACCGCTCGATGTGGGATCGCGACCTCATCGACGAGGGGGTCGCGCTCGTGACCCGGGCGCTCGCCGAGGGCGGCCGGCCCGGCCCGTTCCAGCTGCAGGCGGCCATCGCCGCCGTGCACGACGAAGCTCCCTCGACCGAGGCGACCGACTGGGCCGAGATCCTCGAGCTGTACGACCTCCTCAGGCGACTCGGCCCCGGCCCGGTCGTCGAGCTCGGGCGGGTGGTCGCGGTCGCGATGGTGCACGGCCCCGAGGCGGGCCTGGCCGAGCTCGAGTCGGTCGCGCTCGAGCCCGCGCTTGCGGGACACTTCCGGGTGTTCGCCGTCCGCGGGCATCTGCTGGAGCTCGCCGGGCGGCCGCACGCGGCTCGCGTCGAGTTCGAGCATGCCGCCGCCCGGGCGCTGAACGCCGCCGAGCGGCACTATCTCGAGGCCAAGGCGGCCGCGCTCGCCGGCTGAGCCGCCGCCCTAGCTTCGCTGCGCGGAGCGGAGGGCCGGCGGATGCGCCGTCGCCGGAGCTACTCGGTCGACTCGGGCGCGTCCGCGTCGTCGCGGGTGCCGTCGGAGGACTCGTCGGGAGTGCGGAGGGCCTCGTTGTCGGAGAGTCCGAGGTCGAGGTCGCCCGACGAGGACTCGGCTCCGGGAGCAGCCGCGTCGCGCGCGACATCGCCGTCGCGGTTGCCCGCCGCCTCCGGGTCCTCCTCGGGCTCGAACGTCGTCGGCTCGCCCGCACCCACGC harbors:
- a CDS encoding DUF6596 domain-containing protein, whose translation is MTVERMLRDAAPAALAILVRRTGDFEGSEDAMQEALLAASARWRREPPEHPIGWLVTVAHRRYVEQVRGDIARRQREALVATREPAGAAASHIDDSLALLVLCAHPAVARPSQVALTLRAVGGLTTAEIARALLVPEATVGQRISRAKARIRAAGATFAPPSDDELETRIATVCTVLSVIYTEGHTASSGQSLLRVELSSEAIRLARMLQDAAPATAPWRAEVDGLLALMLLTEARRPARLRPVGRAPAGPSPTGEDLAPSAPLELVPLAEQDRSMWDRDLIDEGVALVTRALAEGGRPGPFQLQAAIAAVHDEAPSTEATDWAEILELYDLLRRLGPGPVVELGRVVAVAMVHGPEAGLAELESVALEPALAGHFRVFAVRGHLLELAGRPHAARVEFEHAAARALNAAERHYLEAKAAALAG
- a CDS encoding YciI family protein, translating into MKYLILLKSNPEWSAAWAGFSAEQQREAMELYAGFEERLREAGEFVDAEQLAGPAAAKSVRLTDDGPIATDGPYVELKEYLGGYYIVDVESEARAVEIAGWFPEAQAGLVELLPAMAASAGDY